A window of the Gossypium arboreum isolate Shixiya-1 chromosome 2, ASM2569848v2, whole genome shotgun sequence genome harbors these coding sequences:
- the LOC108463187 gene encoding myb-related protein 308-like, translated as MGRSPCCEKAHTNKGAWTKEEDDRLIAYIRAHGEGCWRSLPKAAGLLRCGKSCRLRWINYLRPDLKRGNFTEEEDELIIKLHSLLGNKWSLIAGRLPGRTDNEIKNYWNTHIRRKLLSRGIDPATHRPLNEASQDVTTISFSGAKEEKEKINTNSNNNPIGFITKAEKRIPVQERCPDLNLDLRISPPYYQQTQPESFKTGGRTLCFICSLGVKNSKDCTCSTITTAAGSSSSSSSHSNSNNSSGYDFLGLKAGILEYRSLEMK; from the exons ATGGGAAGGTCTCCTTGTTGTGAGAAAGCTCATACGAACAAAGGTGCGTGGACTAAAGAAGAAGATGATCGCCTCATAGCTTACATCCGAGCCCATGGTGAAGGTTGCTGGCGTTCACTCCCTAAAGCTGCTGGCCTTCTCCGCTGTGGCAAAAGTTGTAGACTTCGTTGGATCAATTACTTAAGACCTGATCTTAAACGTGGCAATTTCACTGAAGAAGAAGATGAGCTCATTATCAAGCTGCACAGCCTTCTTGGTAACAA GTGGTCTCTTATAGCGGGGAGATTACCAGGAAGAACAGATAATGAGATAAAGAATTACTGGAACACGCATATAAGAAGGAAGCTATTGAGCAGAGGTATTGATCCAGCAACTCACAGACCACTCAATGAGGCTTCTCAGGATGTAACAACAATATCTTTCAGTGGtgccaaagaagagaaagagaagaTTAATACTAACAGCAATAATAACCCTATTGGATTTATCACCAAAGCTGAAAAGAGAATCCCAGTTCAAGAAAGGTGTCCGGACTTGAATTTGGACCTCAGAATTAGCCCTCCTTATTACCAGCAAACCCAACCAGAGTCATTCAAAACTGGAGGAAGAACTCTTTGTTTTATTTGCAGCTTGGGAGTTAAAAACAGCAAAGATTGCACTTGCAGCACCATTACTACTGCTGCTGGTAGCAGCAGCAGTAGCAGTAGCCACAGCAACAGCAACAACAGCAGTGGTTATGATTTCTTAGGCTTGAAAGCTGGTATCTTGGAATATAGAAGTTTGGAAATGAAATAA